Genomic DNA from Candidatus Methylomirabilota bacterium:
CAGGACGACGGCAAGCTGATGGGCTGGACGGACCGGCGCATGCTCTACCAGTCCGGGAACCAGCTCTGGCACACCGACAGCTCGTTCAAGCCCGTGCCCGCGATGGTGTCGCTGCTCTCAGGCCGCGAGGTGCCGCCGATCGGCGGCGAGACCGAGTTCGTGAGCATGCGCCACGCGTACGCGACCCTGCCGGAGGAGACGAAGCGACGGCTCGAGGGCAAGGTCACCGTGCACAGCATCCTCTACTCGCGGAGCACGATCGCGGAGGGCCTCTTCGACGCGGAGCACGAGAGGGACCTGCCGCCCGTCCGCCAGGCGCTCGTGCGCGCCAACCCCGCGAACGGCCGGAGGGCGATCTACATCGGGTCGCACGCGTGGTACGTCGAGGGCATGGCCTACGACGAGTCGCGCCGGCTGCTCGACGACCTCCTGGCCCACACGACGCGCCCCGAGCGCGTCTACCAGCACCGGTGGCGACAGTGGGACCTCGTGATGTGGGACAACCGCTGCGTGCTGCATCGCGGCCGGCCGTGGGACGCCGCGGTCCACCGGCGCGTCATGCGGCGGACGACGGTGGCCGGCGAGGGCCCGACGGCCGAACCGCCGTTCGCCAGCCGGACCGCCGTGTGGGACGGGACCGTCCCCGAAGGCGTCGGCGTCTAGCGTCAGCGGCCGACCCGGTGGGCGACACAGTGGACGAGC
This window encodes:
- a CDS encoding TauD/TfdA family dioxygenase, which produces MIVPVHSCFGARVEGVDLARPLDEASFWRIFEAFQEYSVLVFPDQRLTDEQQMAFSRRFGPLEATIKSIGQERRLHENLVDLSNLDPQDDGKLMGWTDRRMLYQSGNQLWHTDSSFKPVPAMVSLLSGREVPPIGGETEFVSMRHAYATLPEETKRRLEGKVTVHSILYSRSTIAEGLFDAEHERDLPPVRQALVRANPANGRRAIYIGSHAWYVEGMAYDESRRLLDDLLAHTTRPERVYQHRWRQWDLVMWDNRCVLHRGRPWDAAVHRRVMRRTTVAGEGPTAEPPFASRTAVWDGTVPEGVGV